In the Enterobacter cloacae subsp. cloacae ATCC 13047 genome, ACCCACTACCTCATTGACCTTATCGGCATTTTTCAGCGCACCCAACTGCACAACGTAGGCTTTCCCCGTCGGTGCAGCCTCTTGCTGGGCCGGTTTTGCCGCAGGCGGCGTCTCTGAAGCCGCGGCCAGCTGTTCTGCTGCTTTATCCCGCTGCGGTTTCGGCTGTGTTTTTTCCACCGGCTTCGGTTTTTCAACCGGCTTCGGCTGCTCTACCGGCACCGGATCGATTTCGATGTTGTTATTCGCCGCCAGACGAGACGGATCGAGGGACGGCGCGGCCGCATCCCCGGCACGCACTTCTTCAGCCGCCCCTTCCGGCGGCTGAGCAGGCAGCGCCTGGGTCGCCGCAGGCAGCATATCCGGTTCGTCGCGATCGCCCGGCTTCGGCACCAGCGGAATGGCTGCAAATTCATCCTGGTAATGCTTTTTCTGCCCGTCGAGCAGACCCGGGAGGATAATCACCCCGAGCGCGACCAGCACAATGGTTCCTGTTAAACGGTTCTGAAACTTACTCGCCACCGGTTCTCCCCGCGTCCATCACTTCCATGACATGTGCCACCGTGTGGAACGAACCACACACCAGCACGGTATCTTCTGGTTTAGCATCCGCCATCGCGGCTTGCCATGCCTGAGCCACGCTATTGTAGATTGCGCCTTTGCCGAGATGTTCCAGTAACTGCTCGGCCGTCGCACCGCGCGGCCCCTCCAGAGGAGCACAATACCAGCTATCGACCACACTCTCCATGCAGGCCAGCGTACCGCCGATATCTTTATCATGAAGCATACCGATAACCGCCAGCACGCGCCCGGTTTTTGGTAACGATTTGAGACGCGCGGCGAGATACGCCGCAGCATGCGGGTTATGTGCGACATCCAGTATCAGCCGCGGAGCGTCGCTGACAATCTGAAAACGCCCGGGCAGAATCGCATTCTGAATACCGTCGCGGATGGCCTGTTCGCTCACCGCCAGCCCACTTGCGCGCAGTGCCGCCAGGGCGGTGGCGGCATTAGGTTGCGGTACCTGCGGCAGGGGCAGATTCTCCAGCGTTCCCTGCGCATCGCGATAGCGCCAGCCGTTGTTCTGAACCTCATACTGCCAGTCCACACCCCGGCGCAGCAGGTGAGCGCCCTTCTCTTTCGCCACGTCGGCAATGGTGTGTGGCATATCCGGCTCGCCAACCACCGCGGGCTTATTCGTGCGGAAAATACCGGCCTTCTCACGGCCAATACTTTCGCGATCGGGGCCCAGCCAGTCGGTATGATCCAGGGCAATACTGGTGACCACCGCCACATCGGCATCCACCATATTGGTGGCATCCAGACGCCCGCCGAGGCCCACTTCCAGAATCACCACGTCCAGTTGCGCCTGTTTAAACAGCCACAGTGCCGACAGGGTGCCGTATTCGAAATAGGTTAATGAGATCTCACCGCGCGCCGCTTCAATTTCCGCGAACGACGCCGTATGCGCAGACTCTGGCAGTTCGCTGTTTTGCACGCGAACCCGCTCGGTATAACGTACCAGGTGCGGAGAGCTGTAGACACCAACCTTGTAACCGGCAGCCATCAGGACAGCTTCCAGCGTACGGCAGGTGGTGCCTTTACCGTTGGTTCCGGCGACGGTAAAAACAAACGGCGCAGGTTTCAGCACATCG is a window encoding:
- the dedD gene encoding cell division protein DedD, producing the protein MASKFQNRLTGTIVLVALGVIILPGLLDGQKKHYQDEFAAIPLVPKPGDRDEPDMLPAATQALPAQPPEGAAEEVRAGDAAAPSLDPSRLAANNNIEIDPVPVEQPKPVEKPKPVEKTQPKPQRDKAAEQLAAASETPPAAKPAQQEAAPTGKAYVVQLGALKNADKVNEVVGKLRSAGYRVYTSPSTPVQGKITRILVGPEASKDKLKGSLGELKQISGLSGVVMNYSAN
- the folC gene encoding bifunctional tetrahydrofolate synthase/dihydrofolate synthase, whose amino-acid sequence is MENKSIPQATSPLATWLSYLENLHSKTIDMGLERVSQVAARLDVLKPAPFVFTVAGTNGKGTTCRTLEAVLMAAGYKVGVYSSPHLVRYTERVRVQNSELPESAHTASFAEIEAARGEISLTYFEYGTLSALWLFKQAQLDVVILEVGLGGRLDATNMVDADVAVVTSIALDHTDWLGPDRESIGREKAGIFRTNKPAVVGEPDMPHTIADVAKEKGAHLLRRGVDWQYEVQNNGWRYRDAQGTLENLPLPQVPQPNAATALAALRASGLAVSEQAIRDGIQNAILPGRFQIVSDAPRLILDVAHNPHAAAYLAARLKSLPKTGRVLAVIGMLHDKDIGGTLACMESVVDSWYCAPLEGPRGATAEQLLEHLGKGAIYNSVAQAWQAAMADAKPEDTVLVCGSFHTVAHVMEVMDAGRTGGE